A part of Desulfurobacterium indicum genomic DNA contains:
- a CDS encoding chemotaxis protein — protein MPKKQDLLPKILETGANELEIVDFRMYEELDDGSIYEWALGVNVAKVKEVIFTPENVAKTPKSPPEVVGIAKIRDKNIPLLSLARWMKIKPAMEEKYTIVMEFLRETVGITIHEAKRIRRLKWNEIKKPPESMDNRLGGKIVGVIEIENGQLLLLLDFEGILDELGMIKVMSVSSINKKKLGIKADEHFKILILDDSSVARRIMRKILTEDGHTVYEATNGIEALEMLHDWLKEAKDEGKDLSDYVQLIISDIEMPGMDGLTFTKKVKENPELAKIPVIINTSLSDQANVSKSKFVGADAHLVKFDAPDLIKLVHKYALRRNDASS, from the coding sequence ATGCCTAAAAAACAGGATTTGCTTCCAAAAATACTTGAAACCGGTGCCAATGAGCTTGAGATAGTTGATTTCAGGATGTATGAGGAGCTTGATGACGGTTCTATATATGAATGGGCTTTGGGCGTTAACGTTGCTAAAGTTAAGGAAGTTATTTTTACTCCTGAGAATGTGGCAAAGACGCCGAAATCACCTCCTGAAGTGGTGGGAATAGCCAAGATAAGGGATAAGAACATTCCTCTCCTCTCTCTCGCCAGGTGGATGAAGATTAAGCCGGCAATGGAGGAGAAGTACACTATCGTGATGGAATTTTTAAGGGAGACGGTTGGTATAACGATTCATGAGGCAAAGAGAATCCGCCGTTTAAAGTGGAACGAAATTAAAAAGCCGCCTGAGAGTATGGACAACAGGCTTGGCGGTAAAATTGTTGGTGTTATAGAAATAGAGAACGGCCAACTCCTTTTACTGCTTGACTTTGAAGGTATTCTTGATGAACTCGGGATGATAAAAGTTATGAGTGTCAGCAGTATCAATAAGAAGAAGCTTGGAATTAAGGCAGATGAGCACTTTAAAATACTTATCCTTGATGATAGTTCTGTTGCCAGAAGGATTATGAGAAAGATATTGACAGAAGACGGACATACCGTTTATGAGGCGACAAACGGTATAGAGGCTCTTGAAATGCTTCACGACTGGCTTAAAGAGGCAAAGGATGAGGGAAAGGATCTCTCCGATTATGTTCAGCTTATTATTTCTGACATAGAGATGCCGGGGATGGATGGTTTGACCTTTACAAAAAAAGTGAAAGAAAATCCAGAGCTTGCCAAAATACCTGTTATAATAAACACATCGCTTAGTGATCAGGCTAACGTTAGTAAAAGTAAATTTGTTGGGGCAGATGCGCACCTTGTAAAATTTGATGCGCCTGACCTTATAAAACTTGTTCATAAATATGCTTTAAGGAGGAATGATGCCTCTTCCTGA
- a CDS encoding chemotaxis response regulator CheY, whose translation MPLPDPNIKILIVDDMATMRRIEKSLLMQLGFKNIDEAEDGKVALQKLRQGNYDFVLTDWNMPNMTGLELVQEIRKDPKLKHLPVLMVTAEAKKENVLAAIKAGVNNYVVKPFTAETLKEKIEKIFSAYKK comes from the coding sequence ATGCCTCTTCCTGATCCGAATATAAAGATTCTGATAGTTGATGATATGGCTACAATGAGAAGAATAGAAAAATCTCTCCTCATGCAGCTTGGTTTTAAAAATATAGATGAAGCTGAAGATGGAAAGGTTGCCCTTCAAAAATTAAGACAGGGCAATTACGATTTTGTCCTTACCGACTGGAACATGCCAAACATGACAGGACTTGAACTTGTTCAGGAGATAAGGAAGGATCCAAAATTGAAGCATCTACCTGTTCTCATGGTAACTGCAGAAGCAAAGAAAGAGAACGTTCTTGCAGCCATAAAAGCCGGTGTTAATAACTACGTTGTTAAGCCTTTTACGGCAGAAACGCTTAAAGAAAAGATAGAAAAGATATTCTCCGCATATAAAAAGTGA
- a CDS encoding flagellar hook-basal body protein: MSVDLQSIYMLASGGKRAMEQLDVTSNNIANVDTPGFKKIFEEEMYQNVSVNKGEAGKLLTFPRFRETVPILSQGSLQKTDSPFDFAISGSGFFTVLTKAGILLTRNGHFHLDRNGFLVDANGNKVLDNTGKPILLDGTMPFNVTEDGKVLQGGVQVAVLGLEDYDSVKPIGEGYYKGSGNRKKVNCRILTGYLESSNVDPIEEMVNLIEVQRRFDIYGNLIRGLDRLNIKSVEIGKV, from the coding sequence ATGTCGGTTGACCTTCAATCTATATACATGCTTGCCAGTGGCGGCAAGCGCGCTATGGAACAGCTTGATGTTACTTCTAACAATATAGCTAACGTTGATACACCTGGTTTTAAAAAAATTTTTGAAGAAGAGATGTATCAAAATGTTTCTGTAAATAAGGGAGAAGCTGGCAAACTTTTAACTTTCCCAAGATTCAGAGAGACAGTTCCAATCCTGTCACAGGGTTCTCTTCAAAAAACCGATTCACCGTTTGATTTTGCCATTTCCGGAAGTGGATTTTTCACCGTTTTAACGAAAGCAGGCATTCTCCTTACCAGGAATGGACACTTCCATCTTGATAGAAACGGTTTTTTGGTTGATGCTAATGGGAACAAAGTTCTTGATAATACAGGAAAACCTATCCTTCTGGACGGAACAATGCCTTTTAATGTTACCGAAGATGGTAAAGTTCTTCAGGGAGGAGTTCAGGTAGCAGTTTTAGGTCTGGAAGATTATGATTCCGTCAAACCTATTGGTGAAGGCTACTACAAAGGTTCGGGCAACCGTAAAAAAGTAAATTGCAGGATTTTAACCGGCTATCTTGAAAGCTCTAACGTCGATCCGATTGAAGAGATGGTTAATTTAATAGAAGTTCAAAGACGTTTTGATATATATGGAAACTTGATAAGGGGTCTTGATAGGCTTAATATAAAGAGCGTTGAAATAGGAAAGGTTTAA